One Candidatus Nitrososphaera evergladensis SR1 genomic window, CAGGGACGTCAACCATCGACGCGACCACCGATGCAAGCGCGCCTTCCATGCCTGCCACCACCACGATTGCGCCAACCTTTTTTGCAAGCATCTCCTTGAGGGCAGGAAACACCCTGTGCATACCGGCTATTCCAACGTCATAGCTTGTGATAACGTCGCAGCCCATCGCCTCTGCCACCAGCCTTGCCTCTTCTGCGACTCCGATGTCAGAAGTGCCGGCGGCCATTATCCCCACCCTGCCAAGCGCCTGCTTTTGTTTTTGTGATTTGTTTGCAGCAGCAACAAGGATCGTGGTGCTGTTTCTGCCCACCTCCACAAAAAGCCCCTTTTTCTTTAATGCAGAGGCAAGTTTTGCCAGGTCCTTCTTTTTCACCCTGCTCACCACCACCTGGCCGTTGCGCTTGACTGCGGCCACTGCAATCTGCAGTGTGTCGGCGTACTCTTTTCTTTCTGCAAAGACTATCTCCGGAAGGCCCCTTCTCATCTCCCGGCCCACGTCAAGCCGGGCAATGTTGTCGACGTGCTCTATAGCGTGAATAGAGATCTCTTTCTGCGCCTCCTCCGCGGTTATCGCGCCTTTGGCAAATTTCTCCAGAATGGTGCGCAGATCCAACGCTTCAGGGTTTGGACAAAAAGGGATAAAAGGTTTCCAGAAAAAAGAGCTAGAGCGGGAGTGCCTTTATCGCTTCCCTGACGCTTGCCACGCCCTTGTCAAAGACGCCCTGCTCAAAGCTGTCAAGCTTTAGCTCGACTATTTTTTCAACGCCGCCAGCGCCAATGACTGCCGGAACGCCGATGCACAGGTCAGATACCCCGTACTGGCCGTCCAGGTAAGCGGACACTGGAATAACCATCTTCTTGTCCTTTGCCATCGACTCAATCATGGTGGCAACCGCGTTGCCCGGCGCGTACACTGTTGCGCCCTTTAGCGCGATTACCTCTGCAGCGACTTTTTTTGTCTTTTCAAAAATGTCTGTCGCCTGTTCTTTTGTGATAAAGTCGTGCAGCGGGATTCCGCCCAGCGATGAAAACCGTGTGAGCGGGAGCATGTTCTCGCCGTGCTCGGATATCACCATCGCCTGTATAGAGTCGCGGGAGACGCCTGTTGCTTCCTGTATGTAGCTCTTGAACCTCGACAGGTCGAGCATGCCGCCCATGCCCATCACCTTGCTCTTTTGTGCGCCGATGGTCTTGAGCGCAAGGTAGGTCATCGGGTCAAGCGGGTTTGTGACTACAATGACGGTTGCGTCCTTGGCATACGTCGCTATTTTTGATGCGACATCCTTTACAATGCCGGCGTTTATCTTTAGCAGGTCCATGCGCGTCATGCCCGGCTTTCTGCCGACGCCGGCCACAAGCACCACATAGTCAGAGCCGCGCATGTCTTCATAGTTGTTGGAGCCCCGGGCGACAGAGTCAGAGCCGCGCTCTGACAGCTGGTGGTTGATGTCCATTGCCTCGCCCTGCGGAAGGCCCTGCACTATATCCAGAAGGAGAACGTCGTCAAGCTCTCTCAGGCCGCAGTTCAGCGCGGCCGAAGCGCCCACTTTGCCCGATCCAATTACAGTTATTGTCATTTGGAGGTGCTAGCGAGCTGGATTACTTATAAATCTACAAATCCTAATTCTATTTATCGAGGTATTCCCGTAGCCTGACGCATATTTCCTAATACCTTAAATGGAACTTTGCCCTTTTCAATGACTGAATGTCTGGGAAAAAAGGCAAGCGCGACGACAGCTATTTTGCTGCCGACCGGCGCAAGAAGAAAAAGTACGTGATGATAATAGTTCCGATTATCGCCGCAGTGGTGGCAATAGGCGCGGTTTCAGCCCTTTTGTACAAGCCCCCGGAGGTACAGGCAATAAGCGGAGTCGAATGCCATCCCTCAGAGATCACAAACTACCACGTCCATGCTCACCTCGACGTGCTTGT contains:
- the larB gene encoding nickel pincer cofactor biosynthesis protein LarB — translated: MDLRTILEKFAKGAITAEEAQKEISIHAIEHVDNIARLDVGREMRRGLPEIVFAERKEYADTLQIAVAAVKRNGQVVVSRVKKKDLAKLASALKKKGLFVEVGRNSTTILVAAANKSQKQKQALGRVGIMAAGTSDIGVAEEARLVAEAMGCDVITSYDVGIAGMHRVFPALKEMLAKKVGAIVVVAGMEGALASVVASMVDVPVVGVPTSVGYGFGADGIAALASMLQSCTLGLAVVNIDNGVGAGAFAASVAKSATRQTR
- a CDS encoding malate dehydrogenase codes for the protein MTITVIGSGKVGASAALNCGLRELDDVLLLDIVQGLPQGEAMDINHQLSERGSDSVARGSNNYEDMRGSDYVVLVAGVGRKPGMTRMDLLKINAGIVKDVASKIATYAKDATVIVVTNPLDPMTYLALKTIGAQKSKVMGMGGMLDLSRFKSYIQEATGVSRDSIQAMVISEHGENMLPLTRFSSLGGIPLHDFITKEQATDIFEKTKKVAAEVIALKGATVYAPGNAVATMIESMAKDKKMVIPVSAYLDGQYGVSDLCIGVPAVIGAGGVEKIVELKLDSFEQGVFDKGVASVREAIKALPL